The Vibrio agarivorans genome window below encodes:
- the erpA gene encoding iron-sulfur cluster insertion protein ErpA, with protein sequence MSEVKIPLSFSEAAATRVKTLIAEEENPELKLRVYITGGGCSGFQYGFTFDEAVNEGDTTIENCGVTLVVDPMSLQYLVGGVVDYTEGLEGSRFFVDNPNATTTCGCGASFSV encoded by the coding sequence GTGAGCGAAGTAAAAATTCCATTGTCGTTTTCTGAAGCGGCAGCAACACGAGTGAAAACTCTGATTGCAGAAGAAGAAAACCCAGAATTGAAGTTGCGTGTCTATATCACCGGTGGTGGTTGTAGTGGCTTTCAATACGGTTTTACCTTTGATGAAGCGGTCAATGAAGGCGACACCACGATTGAAAATTGTGGCGTGACCTTGGTCGTTGATCCGATGAGTCTGCAGTACCTTGTTGGTGGTGTTGTAGATTACACTGAAGGTCTTGAAGGTAGCCGCTTCTTCGTTGACAACCCAAACGCAACCACAACATGTGGCTGTGGCGCATCATTTAGCGTTTAA
- a CDS encoding efflux RND transporter periplasmic adaptor subunit, giving the protein MSKLPCVGLGHLGTLLTQRPWIISVFLLISLTLWLAMGPVQADSAPSDNKAQTIPLAKVVVESFHAENTFKSIDLYGRTAPNKAANLGAEHAGKITSLSVVKGDRVEKGQVIAQIDKGDLDIQMARASAMLKVREKEYNAAQSLKNKGLQGEVAFASAQAALAEAKAMVSAVRLSLRNTRVLAPFNGIVDDLHIERGDYVGIGDPIAHLIDLEKVVIEADVSERHVQDLEVGQQAKIRFMNDARVTGTVRYISRVSSLSTNTFPIEIEIDNPNQRIPAGISSEVELALKETQAVKVTPAMLALDESGNLGVKTLIEDRVKFVPIQLVKAEQDGVWLSGLGEHVNIITTGQGFVRDGDQVIATQAAN; this is encoded by the coding sequence ATGTCTAAGCTCCCCTGTGTTGGCTTGGGGCATCTAGGTACGTTGCTTACCCAGCGACCTTGGATTATCTCCGTATTTCTTCTTATATCCCTCACTTTGTGGCTAGCTATGGGGCCTGTACAAGCAGACTCTGCACCCAGTGACAATAAAGCCCAAACGATCCCTCTCGCGAAAGTGGTGGTTGAATCTTTTCACGCTGAAAATACCTTCAAAAGTATTGATCTCTATGGACGAACTGCGCCAAATAAAGCCGCGAATCTTGGAGCAGAACATGCGGGAAAAATCACTTCGCTGTCGGTGGTGAAGGGAGACCGTGTTGAAAAAGGGCAGGTAATAGCCCAGATAGACAAAGGCGACTTGGACATTCAGATGGCACGTGCCAGCGCTATGCTGAAAGTGCGCGAAAAAGAGTACAATGCCGCGCAGTCTCTTAAGAATAAAGGGCTGCAGGGGGAAGTCGCGTTTGCTTCAGCACAAGCTGCATTGGCGGAAGCGAAAGCAATGGTTAGTGCGGTGCGTCTTTCTTTGCGCAACACCCGAGTGTTAGCACCATTTAATGGCATTGTTGATGACCTGCACATCGAACGTGGTGACTATGTGGGTATTGGCGATCCAATCGCGCATCTTATTGATTTAGAAAAAGTTGTTATCGAAGCCGATGTCAGTGAACGACATGTACAAGACTTGGAAGTTGGACAGCAAGCCAAGATTCGATTTATGAATGATGCTCGTGTGACAGGAACGGTACGATATATCTCACGAGTCTCGTCGCTTAGCACCAATACTTTCCCAATTGAAATAGAAATTGATAACCCAAACCAACGTATTCCGGCGGGGATAAGCTCTGAAGTCGAGCTTGCCTTGAAAGAAACTCAAGCGGTCAAAGTGACCCCAGCAATGCTCGCTTTGGATGAGAGCGGCAACCTGGGTGTAAAAACCTTAATTGAGGATCGCGTTAAGTTTGTGCCGATTCAATTGGTCAAAGCTGAGCAAGATGGGGTGTGGCTGTCGGGGTTAGGCGAACACGTCAACATCATCACTACCGGACAAGGCTTTGTGCGTGATGGTGATCAAGTGATTGCTACTCAAGCTGCGAACTAG